A window from Thiomicrorhabdus sp. encodes these proteins:
- a CDS encoding cytochrome c, translated as MDLISLYPTWYEPTVGSGWVVALIATFHVLASHTSVGAALLFAYLSHKAYREDRDDLLDFIKKYGLFLLVFTYVAGSITGPGIWYSTTVASPNGIGALIHSFVWKWATEWVFFVIEVVGVYMIVYLVGKVDKRTHMKIAVIFGLASWATMLIIVGILSFMMLPGKEQWFAEGGYLNGFYGTNTFIQLGMRTAFMFTITAVVGGIVIAGIKDPAFKKEMARKLGWLGIISTIVGALLFQWYLQSVPAQALLVMENRLPDYFIPSIVAVLAGTLAYFVITMIRPQTLVQGFAGAMAVIILVAGLWPEETARESMRKPWVAGQYVYSNQVIGRDVPGMDIKSQLPIIEKVGILKAHPFTPEHLREVNEGNKIQAGEFIAMTYCSNCHSPSETGIRPLHRYFPEGVSQERVAKYVKGVLTTGNIAYMPKMPMTDSEVDALAAYLVLNNNGGQAAVTAAIDSEIAQRDRALAEKHASDKVAALDFAQEVK; from the coding sequence ATGGACTTGATAAGCCTATATCCAACCTGGTACGAACCCACCGTCGGGTCCGGCTGGGTGGTTGCCCTCATCGCAACCTTCCACGTACTGGCGTCTCACACTTCCGTCGGGGCCGCCTTACTTTTCGCCTATCTCTCGCACAAGGCCTATCGAGAAGATCGTGACGATCTTCTCGATTTCATCAAAAAGTACGGCCTCTTCCTGCTGGTCTTCACCTATGTCGCCGGTTCCATCACCGGACCCGGTATCTGGTATTCCACTACCGTCGCCAGCCCGAACGGAATCGGTGCCCTGATCCACTCCTTCGTCTGGAAGTGGGCAACCGAATGGGTCTTCTTCGTCATCGAGGTCGTCGGTGTCTATATGATTGTCTATCTGGTCGGCAAGGTCGATAAACGCACTCACATGAAGATCGCCGTGATCTTCGGTCTGGCGTCTTGGGCGACCATGCTGATCATCGTCGGGATTCTGTCTTTCATGATGCTGCCTGGGAAAGAACAGTGGTTTGCCGAAGGGGGTTACCTGAACGGTTTCTACGGTACCAATACCTTTATCCAACTGGGTATGCGCACCGCCTTCATGTTCACCATCACCGCCGTGGTTGGTGGGATTGTCATCGCCGGGATCAAAGACCCTGCCTTCAAAAAAGAGATGGCTCGTAAACTGGGTTGGTTGGGGATCATTTCCACCATCGTCGGTGCTTTGTTGTTCCAGTGGTATCTGCAGTCCGTTCCGGCTCAGGCATTGCTGGTCATGGAAAACCGTCTGCCGGATTACTTCATTCCGAGCATTGTCGCAGTATTGGCCGGTACCCTCGCCTACTTCGTAATCACCATGATTCGTCCGCAGACGTTGGTACAAGGTTTTGCCGGTGCCATGGCGGTAATCATTCTGGTGGCCGGTCTGTGGCCGGAAGAGACCGCGCGTGAATCCATGCGTAAACCTTGGGTTGCCGGACAATATGTCTATTCGAATCAGGTCATTGGTCGTGACGTCCCTGGTATGGACATCAAGTCTCAGTTGCCGATCATCGAGAAGGTCGGGATTCTAAAAGCACATCCATTTACTCCTGAACACCTTCGTGAAGTGAATGAGGGCAATAAGATTCAGGCGGGTGAATTCATTGCAATGACTTACTGCTCGAACTGCCACTCTCCAAGTGAGACCGGTATCCGTCCTCTGCACCGATACTTCCCTGAAGGCGTCTCTCAGGAACGGGTGGCCAAGTATGTTAAAGGGGTTTTGACTACCGGCAACATCGCTTATATGCCAAAAATGCCAATGACCGATTCCGAGGTGGATGCCTTGGCGGCTTACTTGGTTCTTAACAACAATGGCGGCCAAGCCGCAGTGACCGCAGCAATCGATTCGGAAATCGCACAACGTGATCGCGCGTTGGCTGAGAAGCACGCGTCCGATAAGGTTGCCGCTCTTGATTTTGCACAGGAGGTCAAATAA
- a CDS encoding class I SAM-dependent methyltransferase yields MPKTQGYESHADTYDQWFDENPETYQAEINAIKQLLPQGKGIEIGAGSGRFTQPLNIDTGIEPAKAMRDRAKQERGLDLTEGVAESLPIADRQYDFAAFITSTCFLDDPEQAYLEAARVIKTDGSIIIAFLERNSELGQVYEKHKHESPFYCDATFYSYNEIECLLKRAGFFISASVQTVLPESAANESTAILRGHDQGTFVVVRAEKIQ; encoded by the coding sequence AGGCTACGAATCGCACGCCGATACCTATGATCAATGGTTTGATGAAAATCCCGAAACCTACCAGGCGGAAATCAACGCAATCAAGCAACTCCTGCCACAAGGAAAAGGGATTGAGATTGGCGCCGGCAGCGGCCGCTTCACACAACCGCTCAATATCGACACAGGCATCGAACCGGCCAAAGCCATGCGGGACAGAGCCAAACAGGAACGAGGCCTCGACCTGACGGAAGGCGTAGCCGAATCCCTGCCGATTGCAGACCGGCAGTATGATTTCGCTGCCTTTATCACTTCAACCTGTTTTCTGGACGATCCAGAACAAGCTTATCTGGAAGCCGCACGAGTCATCAAAACCGACGGCTCGATAATCATCGCCTTCCTTGAACGCAATTCGGAACTCGGCCAGGTCTACGAAAAACACAAGCACGAAAGCCCCTTCTACTGCGACGCCACCTTCTACAGCTACAATGAGATCGAATGCCTGCTGAAACGGGCTGGATTTTTCATTAGCGCCAGCGTACAAACGGTCTTACCGGAAAGCGCCGCAAACGAATCAACCGCCATTCTGCGCGGGCACGACCAAGGAACTTTTGTCGTGGTTCGTGCAGAGAAGATCCAATAA
- a CDS encoding YkoF family thiamine/hydroxymethylpyrimidine-binding protein: MKVSVDISMYPLKEEYCQPILDFIEAMERAEKVAVQRNSMSTHIYGEFADVMNAMNIEIEKVLQEIPQTVFVIKLIGTDREKANIRAC; encoded by the coding sequence GTGAAAGTATCCGTCGATATCAGCATGTACCCTCTAAAGGAAGAATACTGCCAACCGATCCTCGATTTTATCGAAGCGATGGAAAGGGCAGAAAAGGTCGCGGTTCAACGTAACAGCATGAGCACGCATATTTACGGTGAATTCGCAGACGTGATGAATGCAATGAACATCGAAATCGAAAAAGTGCTGCAGGAAATTCCACAAACCGTCTTCGTCATCAAACTGATCGGCACCGACCGGGAAAAGGCCAATATCCGTGCCTGCTGA
- a CDS encoding protein-L-isoaspartate O-methyltransferase — MNLDQARFFMVEQQIRPWDVLDPIILDLLMNTPRHEFVSESQIPLAYSDIELPIGHDETMMSPKVEGRLLQALDIEPQDRILEIGTGSGYMTALLASLGESVTTVELHSDLQATAKSRLEKFGNIEFHIGDGSQNWDDEQQYDVILLTGSVSSIPEAYKQKLTQGGRMAAICGQSPAMTAQVITRIADHEWATETLFETELKALTHAESKEIFEF; from the coding sequence ATGAATTTAGATCAAGCGCGTTTCTTCATGGTAGAGCAACAAATTCGTCCATGGGATGTTCTCGACCCGATTATTCTAGATCTCTTAATGAATACTCCTCGCCACGAGTTCGTCAGCGAAAGCCAGATTCCCCTGGCCTACAGTGACATCGAACTTCCGATCGGACATGACGAAACGATGATGTCCCCTAAAGTCGAAGGACGATTGCTACAGGCCCTGGATATCGAACCACAGGACCGCATCCTGGAAATTGGAACCGGCAGCGGCTACATGACAGCTTTACTGGCCAGTCTGGGAGAAAGCGTTACCACGGTAGAACTGCACTCCGACTTACAGGCAACAGCTAAATCCCGCCTTGAAAAATTCGGCAACATCGAATTTCACATCGGCGACGGCAGTCAAAACTGGGATGACGAACAACAATACGATGTTATTTTATTAACTGGCTCGGTCAGCTCGATCCCGGAAGCCTATAAACAGAAATTGACTCAAGGTGGACGTATGGCTGCGATTTGCGGACAATCTCCGGCAATGACGGCACAAGTCATCACCCGAATTGCCGATCACGAATGGGCAACCGAAACGCTTTTCGAAACAGAACTGAAAGCGCTCACTCATGCCGAAAGCAAAGAAATCTTCGAATTCTAA
- a CDS encoding c-type cytochrome yields the protein MKHTIKLKTLFAACGLMAAATVQAEPLMASGQAMAWQCAPCHGTNGQEFKEAMPPLAGMPAQQFIDAMVAYREGTRSAVIMDRVARGFTDDEIKAMAIWFEKQPVKQWDKTSLTESLEAQASATATGGQK from the coding sequence ATGAAACACACAATCAAACTAAAAACTTTATTTGCCGCTTGCGGCTTAATGGCAGCGGCGACAGTTCAGGCTGAACCTTTGATGGCCAGTGGTCAGGCAATGGCTTGGCAGTGCGCGCCTTGCCACGGAACCAACGGCCAGGAATTCAAGGAAGCCATGCCGCCGTTGGCCGGAATGCCGGCCCAACAATTCATCGACGCTATGGTGGCTTATCGCGAAGGGACACGTTCCGCGGTCATTATGGATCGCGTCGCTCGCGGGTTCACCGACGATGAAATTAAAGCGATGGCGATCTGGTTCGAGAAGCAACCGGTTAAACAATGGGATAAAACCAGCTTAACGGAATCGCTGGAAGCGCAAGCTTCGGCAACCGCGACAGGAGGTCAGAAATGA
- the pnuC gene encoding nicotinamide riboside transporter PnuC — protein sequence MPADFQLGQIFDLLASQSPWEWTAALLGIAYVILAARNSLWCWPAAFISTAIYSVLFWEGKLGMQAFLNLYYLGMAVYGYSAWSKTGPQETSLPISRLSGRKHLLFVSSGIVFTFIIGFWMDKQTENPFPYLDAGVMIFSLMTTVLTARRVLESWSYWLIIDSAAILLYGLSGFYVTILMFMVYLIVATYGQLHWLKLFREQNLSANPA from the coding sequence GTGCCTGCTGATTTCCAGCTCGGCCAGATTTTCGATCTGCTTGCCAGCCAGTCGCCTTGGGAATGGACCGCCGCCCTGCTCGGCATCGCTTATGTCATTCTGGCAGCCAGAAACTCCCTTTGGTGCTGGCCAGCCGCTTTCATCAGCACAGCAATCTACAGCGTCCTGTTCTGGGAAGGTAAACTGGGTATGCAAGCCTTCTTGAATCTCTACTACTTAGGCATGGCGGTCTACGGTTACTCTGCCTGGAGCAAAACCGGGCCACAAGAGACCAGCCTGCCGATCAGCCGGCTATCCGGCCGGAAACATCTTCTGTTCGTCTCATCAGGCATCGTCTTCACTTTCATTATCGGCTTTTGGATGGACAAACAGACGGAAAATCCGTTTCCCTATCTGGACGCCGGAGTCATGATTTTCTCCCTGATGACAACCGTCCTGACCGCCAGAAGAGTGCTGGAATCCTGGAGTTACTGGCTGATAATCGACAGCGCGGCCATCCTTCTATACGGCTTAAGCGGATTCTATGTCACTATCCTGATGTTCATGGTGTATCTGATTGTTGCAACCTATGGGCAATTACACTGGCTCAAACTCTTCCGAGAACAAAACCTGTCGGCCAATCCCGCCTAA